The region CGCGTTCGTGCCCTGGGCGGATGCCAAGTTGCATGTGCTCAGCCACGGTCTTCACTATGCCAGTAGCGTGTTCGAAGGCGAGCGGGCCTATGGCGGGCAGATCTTCAAGTCCGGTGAACATACCGCGCGTCTGCACGCTTCCGCGGAGGTGATGGGTTTTGAAATTCCGTGGTCCGAGGACGTGATCAACGCCGCCAAGGAAGAGCTTCTGACCCGGATGAACCTCGTCGACGCCTATTTGCGGCCGGTTGCCTGGCGCGGCAGCGAGATGATGGGCGTGTCTGCTCAGGACAACACCATCCACCTTGCGATCGCTGCCTGGGAGTGGCCAAGCTACTTCAAGCCGGAAGAGCGCCTCAAGGGTATCCGGCTGGACATGGCCAAGTACCGACGTCCGGATCCGCAGACCGCGCCTTACAAGTCCAAGGCCGCCGGTCTCTACATGATCTGCACGCTCTCCAAGCATGAGGCCGAACGCAAAGGCTATGCCGATGCCATGATGCTCGATTGGCGCGGACAGGTGGCCGAGGCGACCGGTGCAAATGTGTTCTTCATCAAGGACGGCAAGATCCATACGCCGACCCCAGATTGCTTCCTGAACGGCATCACACGGCGGACTGTCATCGGTCTGGCCCAGGAACGCGGCATTGAAGTCATCGAGCGCGTCATCATGCCGGAAGAGATGGAAGGCTTCGAACAGTGTTTCCTGACGGGAACGGCTGCTGAGGTGACGCCTGTGTCGGAGATTGGTCCTTACAATTTCGAAGTGGGTGAGATCACCAAGTCTCTAATGGAAGACTATGATGCAGCTGTGCGCCCTGTGGCTCCGACGCTGAAGGTTGCGAACGCCTAACCTCGTTCAGCATCCAGAGCTTCGGGTGAATGAAAAAAGCGTGTCGCTGTCGCGGCACGCTTTTTTATTGCAGAGGCAGTCGAAGCTTCAGTTGCTGTGCAGTGCCCGGAACATGTTGCCTTTTTCCGCGATCAGGATGCTTGCAAGAGCGCCAAGCCCATAGATAGCGAAGGCAAAGCCAAGCGGCTGGGTCGTGCCGTTGAAGTACTGACCCATGATGTAGCCGAGGATCGCACCGCCAAGGGTCGTCACAAATCCGATGACCGATGAAGCCGTTCCCGCGATGTCCCCGAGTGGTTCCATCGCCATGGAGTTAAAGTTCGCGCCGATAAAGCCGAAACAGGCCATGAGCGTGGCGGACAGGATTGTGAAGATGATCAGGTTCTCAACCCCAGCGCTGGACAGGGCAAACAGCAAAATGCCGCTTCCCGTGTAGACCAGCGTTGCGGTGT is a window of Labrenzia sp. CE80 DNA encoding:
- a CDS encoding branched-chain amino acid aminotransferase, whose translation is MAGLPFDQRDGEIWYDGAFVPWADAKLHVLSHGLHYASSVFEGERAYGGQIFKSGEHTARLHASAEVMGFEIPWSEDVINAAKEELLTRMNLVDAYLRPVAWRGSEMMGVSAQDNTIHLAIAAWEWPSYFKPEERLKGIRLDMAKYRRPDPQTAPYKSKAAGLYMICTLSKHEAERKGYADAMMLDWRGQVAEATGANVFFIKDGKIHTPTPDCFLNGITRRTVIGLAQERGIEVIERVIMPEEMEGFEQCFLTGTAAEVTPVSEIGPYNFEVGEITKSLMEDYDAAVRPVAPTLKVANA